From Natrinema sp. CBA1119:
TGGCGCGGGAGGTCGTCGGTGAGAATCAGGAGCGCCTTCGTCTGCCTGTAATCAGACATCTTTCGCTTGAGATCCTCGCCGACGACGTAGCCGCGGGTGTCCCACGGCTCGCCGGGGTCGACCGGGGTGTCGAAGCTGTACCCGGCCTCGGTGAAGAGGTAGTCGGCGTAGGAGACGAGGCCGGGAGACATGCCGATGTCTTCCATGCCGCCGACGCCGGGCTTGTCGAACCGAACTGCAGAGTTGTGCCCCACGTATGGGTCCATGTGTTCGTTCTCGGGGTTGATCTCAGCGACGGTATCGTCGTCGTAGACGCCGACGACCCAGTCGAACCAGTGGGTCGTGAGCCCCTTTCCGACCCAGCCGTCGTCCGGCAGGCCCGAGTTGAGCCAGAGCCGCGGCGACTCGATGCAGCCGGCAGCGAGGACAACGACGTCGGCCGAAACGGTTTGTGAGGAGCCCGACCAGGAGTCGCGGAACGTGACACCGGTCGCCTCTATCGTCCCGAACCCGTCGTTCGTCTCGATATTCGTGACGAAGGCGTTCGGGCGAATCGCGACGTTCCCCGCGTCGGAATTGTCGTTGGTGTCGAGCGCTCGCGGAACCCAGCTCACGTTGGCAGACTTCCGAGACTTTTCGCGAACCGGTGCGTCGACGGGTGTCGATCCACCCTGGAAGTGGTCACCGACGAGCGTATCGCCGCGGAACCCGTCGTCGTAGCTGAACGACCCCTCGTAGTCGGCGTCGAGCGGCTGGTTGGTCGGCGTCTCCTCGCCAGGGTCCGAGACGGCGTTCGCCTGGGGTCGCCAGCCCGTCTCAGTGACGTTTTTCGTGTCGATTCGTGGGTAGCCGGCGTTCGTCGCACCCTCGATGAACACCTCCTCCTTGGCTGTCATCGGCGCTTGCTGGGTGCTCGTTACTTCTTCGTTGAGCTGGTAGTACGGGACGAGTTCCTCGTAGGAGATGGGCCAGTGGTCTTGCTCATCGATGGCGTGGGGGTATGCTCGAGGGTGGTTCGCGAAGTAGTGGAGCGAGGTGCCACCGACCGCGCCGACTTGCCAGATGAACGCGTTCTGGTGGAGGTTCCGGAACCACGGCGCTCGCGAGTGGTCCGCCGGCCCCACGCGGAGGTATCCGTGGGTGGGGTCGTTCGCGTCGGCTTCCCGGTGGGTGAACTGCTCGTCCAGGAGCTTTCCATCGAGGTCGTCGGGATCCGTGCTCACTGTTCCGCCGGCATCGGCGTGTGGCTCGGGCCACTGGTCGTTGCCGTGCCACGGCCCTCCCTCGAGGATGAGAACGTCGAGGCCGTGCTCGCGAGCGAGTCGTGACGCGGTGGCGGGACCGTCCGCACCGGCACCGATCACGACGACGTCGGGATCGTTCATCAGGTGTCACCCCCGATCCCGTCGATGACGTCGTCGCCGGTCAGATCGTCCGGAAGCTTCAGGTTCTTCGCTTTCGGATCGCTGAATCCGCCCGGAACGGCGTGGCGCCAGTCGGCCGCGTGCCCCGGGGCCGGCCCCGGATAGCCGCTCTGCTGGTGACTCTGGACCGCTCCCGGTTCCGTCTGCATCTCGCGTTCGTTGGGCGTGTTCGTCTTCGTGTCACCGTATCCCGACCACTCGGTGTAGTACCCGAAGCCGTGGAGGCCGTTGACCGCCATGACGACGTACTTCAGGATGCCGGCGTCGGGCACGAGCGGCGACAGGAGGTCGTCGAGCGTGTCGATGACGCCCCCGTCGATGATGGTCCACAGGC
This genomic window contains:
- a CDS encoding GMC family oxidoreductase N-terminal domain-containing protein, which gives rise to MNDPDVVVIGAGADGPATASRLAREHGLDVLILEGGPWHGNDQWPEPHADAGGTVSTDPDDLDGKLLDEQFTHREADANDPTHGYLRVGPADHSRAPWFRNLHQNAFIWQVGAVGGTSLHYFANHPRAYPHAIDEQDHWPISYEELVPYYQLNEEVTSTQQAPMTAKEEVFIEGATNAGYPRIDTKNVTETGWRPQANAVSDPGEETPTNQPLDADYEGSFSYDDGFRGDTLVGDHFQGGSTPVDAPVREKSRKSANVSWVPRALDTNDNSDAGNVAIRPNAFVTNIETNDGFGTIEATGVTFRDSWSGSSQTVSADVVVLAAGCIESPRLWLNSGLPDDGWVGKGLTTHWFDWVVGVYDDDTVAEINPENEHMDPYVGHNSAVRFDKPGVGGMEDIGMSPGLVSYADYLFTEAGYSFDTPVDPGEPWDTRGYVVGEDLKRKMSDYRQTKALLILTDDLPRQDNGVSLDNTFSDEHGPVPKVKYEPHPDDDAKRDELARIAANIHREAGAEHVHRSEWPPLLLHMQSTMRMGKVLDENAEAKNVSRLFVADHSALANGVGGPNPTNTGQALALRTADRIGDLYF